One segment of Meriones unguiculatus strain TT.TT164.6M chromosome 3, Bangor_MerUng_6.1, whole genome shotgun sequence DNA contains the following:
- the Commd8 gene encoding COMM domain-containing protein 8, with protein MEPEEGTPLWRLQKLPPEQGARLLHKVIDGICGRAYPVHQDYHGVWNEAEWKHVLEDVTTFFKAVVGKNFSDEETLQQLNQLNSSHQEAVMKCLKSRKNEIKQALLGEIVEISCAQLQDFDWQLKLALSSDKIATLQMPLLNLHLDVKENGAVKPYSVEMSKEELQNLISSLEAANKVVLQLK; from the exons ATGGAGCCGGAAGAGGGGACGCCGCTTTGgcggctgcagaaactgcctccGGAGCAGGGCGCCCGG CTTCTTCACAAAGTAATCGATGGCATCTGTGGCCGAGCTTACCCTGTCCACCAGGATTATCATGGTGTTTGGAACGAAGCCGAGTGGAAGCACGTTCTAGAAGATGTTACCACGTTTTTCAAAGCTGTAGTTGGCAAAAATTTTTCCGATGAAGAG ACACTCCAGCAGTTGAACCAGCTGAACTCATCTCATCAAGAAGCTGTTATGAAATGCTTGAAGAGTAGGAAAAATGAGATCAAGCAGGCCCTGTTAGGAGAAATAGTTGAGATCTCTTGTGCGCAGCTGCAGGATTTTGATTGGCAGTTAAAG CTCGCGCTTTCCAGTGACAAGATCGCCACATTGCAGATGCCACTTTTAAACCTTCATCTGGATGTGAAGGAAAACGGTGCCGTGAAACCATACTCTGTTGAAATGAGTAAAGAGGAGTTACAGAATCTAATCAGCTCCTTGGAGGCAGCTAATAAG gtgGTCCTGCAGTTAAAATAA